The region tttgcaaaatagATCAAACTCAATCTGATTGGATGGAAAACGTCtatgaacaaaaatgtaaaagtgttGCCACTCAATCTTAGAGTAAAATactctgaaatgaaaaatgttataaacaacaaaaagcttttaTCTATTAGAAATCATGCTTTTTGCTCTCTTTTTGACAAATTTTCATAATCCTTGCACtcaaatctgcattttattagtaaaataataaaaaccacaacaaaacacaactaatgttttaaaaagaaatagtgacccaaatcctggttttgttgtaaaaaatagACATAagtattattaaaaagtaacaaaaaatttCTCTTCTTATTATTTGGCacatatgacaaaatgtttggacatcTGACCGGAACCACGGtgagaaataaattacataaaatacttgagttttaaaactcagaCCTGAACTTCCAGAAACACATAAATGAAtctacaaagtcggccttctatcacctgaagaacatttccaggattgaAAGACTCCCAGAAATATCTAGACAATTTTATGCTCCattaatctggaacaaacttctataaaactgcaaaacagtcgAAACACGGGCTAAACTGAAGgctaaaaccccacctgttaGAGTtcctttgattcataataactggaacactgatcaatatatttgatgtatattgaTAAATTTGATGACAGTACTTGACAACATGTGAagctttttgatgtttttatggtaTAAAACACTTTGCAACCTTTACAAACATAAAGATTCGTTTTCGCCCTCAGTCCAGCaaagcaaattcattttcattggtttcattggtggccatgctaactagccttagcatttatGGCAATCTATGCTGtggttagctttagcttagcagAGAGCAAGTGTGAGGGGTGAACATGAGAGGGAATGACAGCGTCAAAACCCTCCTAGCtctgggcgtgctgtggtggcgtagtggttagcgcgacccacatttggaggccttgagtcctcaacgcaGCTGTcccaggttcgattcccggacctggcgacatttgccgcatgtcttcccccctctcctgttagcctactttcatataaggaaCACTAGAGTCCCTCTAGTCCctcaaaaaaaaacaccctccTAGCTTTGACTGATTATTTctgaacaaatattttgttaaattttatactgatataataataatttaaataaatttatttaaaaatgtgggttttttttttataaaagtcatatactgcagctttaagcccTTGAAAATGTGTTAAAGGGGTGACATTATATACTTTCCAGGCACACAGAATCATTATATAGCATAATCAactaactatgttaccttcagttgttataaaatgctaaatatatcaaatatgatgtaaaataaatttcactTCCTGATTTATCATCTTGAAATTGGACCAGCAGCTCTTtgtgaagctccgcctccaggaaatcatcaacatggctcctctattaaaccatcaacaacatttttaccagcctggctctgagcagcagctcctatgatgagctcagcagctccaccaggtgtttgctaattgctgctggctagtctgaaggagctgagtggggagaaGCTGCaactcgaaggcggagctaagtcCACTCAGGAGTTTtggacagctgaatggttgccatggaaattaaaggacttctcaaacatgcatggaagaaCCATGTCAACACTCCAggtgtttctgatgagggatTAACATCAAAAACGTCAGTTtaacataacactgcccctttgaACGCAAAAACGGCACAAAGTTaatgaaactgaatatttttcagaattatCAGCAGTTGATCAGCTTTAATTCATTCACATCTGTTGTATGAAAGTTGCTCAAAGATAATTTTCCCTAATAAACGAGTTTAAATACAGACGAGGTCGGCTGATGGAAGGTTGATCTCATTAATCAATCACCTGACTGATCGTCGGCGTCCTCCGGCTTCGGGTTACACCGTGTCTATCTCAACAGTCTCCGCCACGCTGCAGAGTCCGTCCGGCTCCTCCTGCAGGATCAGCAGCTCTCCTAGCTGCTGCTGCCCCTGGACCAGAATGCATTGCTCCGCGCCGTCGGGCAGCACCACCTCCACCAGCTCCGGCTGCGCTCCTGCAGGCGGCTCGTCTGTGTGGACGTAAATGACGGTGTGCTGGATGTCGCCTGCAGCCTCTGATGTTTTCATAGTTTTCTCGTCTTTTTCCCGTGCTTCATCCTTTCCTCTGGTCTCCAGATGAAGCCCAGTCTTCCTTGGTCTTCCTCGGGTCGGTTTCAGGTGGCTGCAGCCCGAAGCCACCGGTTCCTCTGCGCCTGCTTTGCTCAGTTCCTCTGTCTTGGGCCGGTGCTGAGCCTCGTGCCGAAGCAGACTCTGCTTCAAGGTGTACGAGGCGCCGCAGGAGCAACTGTAGGGTTTCTCCTTCAGGTGGGAAGACCTCATGTGTCTCCTCAGTTTGGTCGCCATCGTGTAGCCTGAGGAGGAAACAAATACAGTGGGGTGAAAAGGTTCTTGCTTTATAGGACtccaactaatgattattttaatatctgGTTAACTGACTAATTGGTTagtctaaaccaggggtggCCAACCAGACAAAGACCAAGAGCCACATTTTTTACCAAGTTACCGCAAAGAGCCACATCATATGCATGGGCACACATGAACATTAACCCATCCCTTCCTCATACTCATACTTTTGCTCAGCcagatttattgtaaatttgtCTGATATTCTGTGCTCAACAGTGTGGTGGGACAGTTGGACGTCTGATACCATTCGTTTTAGTTTATCGTTTTCAGGAGACAAGATTTCAACAATGTCACAGAggcattttttaattaactcaCCTTCATTGTATGGCTTTTTGGCCCGTGCAATGTTCCAAGCCAGTTGATATGATGCAATCAGTCTCTGAGTGCTTtgtaaatttttggaaaaacttttcctgcttttctgtcTGACTTTTCAAGGTAACCAACTTGTGCTTGCGAAGTTCAGTCCCTTTTGGAAATTCCTGGTCGATGTTAGCATGGAGTGAGCTGAAGGTTTGAAGCCTTAAAATGTGACAAGGACACCTGACATATAAGGCAGAATGGCTTTCCACTAcgttcaacaaaaaaatataaattctgcCACTCTGTCAAAAACGTCCTGTGTTCATCTTCATATTTTCGTTTTCCTGTGCATTTTTTCCCTGCCATTTTGAGCGCGAAAGGTTTACTCAAATGATTTTACTCTTACTGAAAAACTGCGCACATGCGCATTTGACTAAAATACCGTATTGAACTCACGTGAAACTTGGATATTATAGCGACCCTACAGTATGTGCTAAATGTTACTGGATGTTACGCTGTTTAGAGATTAAAATTAGAGTGTATGATTTCCCATTGTCCGCGAATGCATCAGGATGGATGAGAGAGCGAGGGGGAGTGAGAGTGAGCGGAGGTTTGTGTGAGAGCAGATGGCGAACGACTGGAAAGAGTAAGGCTGCAAGAGAAACaaagactgttttttgtttgtgttgtttttgcgtGGTTACGGCCAACAGTAATGGCGTGCTGCTGTTGTCAATAATTGACAGTTCATTTGACTACTTTTCGTCATTATTGCACGTCTGGCAGAATGCGACTATATGAACGTAAGAGCCGCATGGAACCGGTCAAGGAGCCACATGCGGCTTCCGAGCCGCGGGTTGGGCATCCCTGGTCTAAACTAATCTTacttaatttagtttaatataAAAGACAGTGTTTACTAATACCTCAATGTAggtttgctttttaatttttaaaagttaaatatgttATCTCTCATGTTTTCTGCACTTGAAAAGTTTTTTCAAACCTCAAGCTTGAGACTAAAATTgctgttttatcatttaagtattaaaatcttatttaaaaaggaattgattTGTTCTCTACAAGCATTTTCTCATTCAGATATTTCTTTTAGTTGTAACAGCTAATACAGAACAGGACAATATTCTATTTGATTGCTTGATATCATCATTGACAAAAACGCATGTAtaagagaaagcaaaaacaaaatgtatatatttcttaacgaacacataaaagcaaaaatatatatttctccaTTGTCAACTGTCTCTATGaccagaaaaatctgttttctccaGATTTTTCTGCACGTTGGGCAGAAAATATCTCGTTTGCTTCCGACTTTACTGCTAATGAAACCAGTGAAGTCAGCagacaagtttttcttttactgatgAACGTTTGATGAACAGAATCTGTGAACATGTGCGGAGTCATCAGCAGCTTGTGCTTTCCAATCATGCATGCAGGACAGAGCGTCTGCAGCCTGCTGGGCGAGATAAACGGCGGCGTTTGcttggaggaggaagaggtcgGGGAATTGTGCCGGTTTGTGCTTCACGCCCCCCAACTGGCTTTATCATCAACTCATGTATCGCTGCTTCGCCTCAGCTGCAGTTTTTCCGCCCTGAAACTCCTCTAACTCCATGATGAAAGGACAAAACTGAGGcataaaatgtatgtaaatgtctctcaaagctttaaaatataagCTACATAACATCTTTACAATAAATAACGGTGAGGAAGTTTCAAGTTGCAtctaatttctttatattttatgctAAAGCAGTGCTGATCAGCAGTGCTTCAAATTTTCTGAAGGTCgttcacattttctcttttcacattttttataagcCCAATACTCTTCTGTATATAAATCTAGTTGTCTGTGTGGAGACGTCAATCTGAGGACTGCAGTCATGAAAACCAGAAACTGATGGTTTGGCAATAAAACTAGTCTAAATGACACAGAACAACCTGCAGAGGGCGCCACtgaatacattttgtcatgtttcaaccACAGACTTCAAtcgtattttattgggattttatgtgatacaaCGACAGTGTTATCttaaaaatgattcatggttttcacattgttttacaaagaaaaatctggaaagtgtggcatgcatttggaAAATAAAGAGACCACAGGGAAAGGAAATGGAACTGCTGCGTAAACaatcacttcaaaataagagtatGAACATAAATGCcgataaccaaaacttcaagaCAGACGTTGAACTTcgttcaactgaaagtttacaaaacaatcAAGTCAATTAGTGTTTTAGAAttgatctggaaaaaaatgtatttggagAAGCTAAGTGCactttttcaaagttagcaaacgCGCTACATAAAAATGAGCTGCTTTAGTGGGTTAGCAGAAGTGTGCTCACAACTGTCTGGAACGATGTAATGATGTAAATTAGCTTttagagttttaaaaatattgcaggGAAGTTAAGTGCAACAATTGTTTTCAAAGTTGGCAAAAGTGCTAAACGATAAATTTGTTTTGCTATTAATGGATTAGCAGATTAGCAGAAGTGTGTAAATCCACTGTTAAAGCCTCAGTATTAAATCTGAAATGCAGTTCAGctcaaaactattcatacccctggcTGCTATGTTTCAGGCTGGGTGGAAACTGATGATGGGATGTAGGCTGAACGGTAACTGAAGATTTAAATACATCAGAGGAGTCTGATTAGGGTGATACATCTAAACGTTCTTTTGCTGGATTCATGTCATCTTAAACTCCTCGATCTTCAAAGTTTCCTGCTAATAATCATCCTTCACCTCAACAATGAAGCTACAGCAACAATGTGGATcgttttttagcttttgttagaaatttcttattttttcaaaagCCTGAATCTCTCTTTACTTTTAGTTTGGAGTCATGACAaccataataaaaaattaaaaaacagtttttctgaaagaggaaggaaaatcaATCTGGGCTcagaaaaacaaggaagaaGATATGAGATGATTTTCTTTACATGCAGAACTTGTTTGATTGTGTTCAGAGTGACATCTTCACCTTTGCCACAGATTGAGCAGCGATGGGGTCTCTCTCCGGTGTGCAGCCGCTCATGGTATCTCAGACTGTGGGGGTCCCTCAGAGATTTCCCACAGTAGCTACAAAGAAATCCTCCCTCAGTGTGGGTGAACATGTGCCGCTGGAGATCCGACTTCTGAGTGAAAGTCTGCAGGCACTCAGGGCAGTGAAATGGTTTCTCCCCGCTGTGAACCCTCAGATGGCTCTCCAGGTTCCCTGAGGCCGACAGACAGGAAGGCATGAATGAAGATGCATCTGTCCGacaatgtgaaacaaaataaaccagtAATCAGTGCTGTCTCTCTGATGGATGGGAGACAGAAGGAACTGATCAAAGAAGTTTCCTGTGAAactaaaaagaggaaaaaactgtttggtCCAAGTCTCCACTTGATGATAACTGAATCCACATAAATCCCAAAAGCAGCAAACTTCTTTTAACATGAGCCAAACTTATCAACAACAGAGTTCTTGTAggcaaagaaatatataaaaattaaaaactaaattaaagtttaattgaaaattttctcagaaaattcttagaatttcagaaattttaggAATTTTCACCAGCAGTAACTTTTGGCTAGGAGTCTTTGTAAATTTGGCCCTGAAATGCTCTCAATTCAACCACAATTTTTTATCTTGATTCCCCTGGAATTAGCATAATTAACACTGAATATGAGTAAATAAGGGAAAGGTCTAAAATATCTACATGGAGTTCATAAAATGAGTTACCTTTGTCGGTGCCTTGTGgataggaaaataaataaaagacgaCGACtaaatttcagagaaaaaataataataaattcagagattaatctcaaaaatctTCAAGAAGAACTCAGAAATCTTTGagtttaaaaattcaaaaacttcagagaaaaaaagtctgaaattttctagtaaAAGCCCAGGAAAATTCAACGTTTTCAACGGCATTGTGTTGAAGTCTCCCATATTTATGGTAGTTAAGTTTGGCTGCCTAATTTAACAGGTCACCAAGAAATCTTGAAAATGACCAGAGGAAGCAATAAAGTTGCCAATTTGGCACCAAAACACATCTTCACTAAACTATCTCCAAGCAACAAATCAGATTTCACactaaatgcatttcttttccaGAGTCCTTCGGTTTCCATGGCAACGTCACAGGGTAACCTCAGTCATGTTCTccttttgcttcttttgtttaATATAATAAGAAAAAAGGAGTGAAAATCAAACAATAATTCAAGCAAAGAAAAGTCAGGAGGTGAACAAATGTCTGTACTGAAGGTAAAAAATATCTGCCAagttgttaatttttaaaaaccaatttCTGTGAGTTAAGAGCTGAGAACAAAAATTATCACGCCTTTGTGAGGTTTTTAAAACGGAGCTGACTGTCTAGACTTATCAGTTCAGTTGTTCTGATCTGACAGAAAATGAACTGGGATGATTCATCACACGTTACAATGAGGTGCATCTGGAGGTCAGCAGCTAATTACAGTCACATTATTCCAGGAAAGTCTCAGCGCTGCTTTCTGctcatcaaaaaacaaacatttacagtCTTCAACAAAAAGCTGTTTGATCGGTGGAAAGtagattttaattaaagaaatatcCTATTGTACAAAACTACTTTaagacggacggacggacggatggatgctGTTTGTAGTTAATCTGGTTTCTttccatacttttccagacCTGGAACATtattaatcagaaacatttcctgACTGTGCAGAAATCTTGTATGTAAATCAAACATTAACTATTGgaatatttttcagtgtttttcatcAAATCGTTGGTTTCTCCTCGTTCAGAGCCTTTGACCGGCCATCTATCAGAGACACAGAGGCGATCAGAGCCGACCGCAGCTGCAGCATCACACCTGCGGAGCCGGCATTACCTTTCTGACTGAAGCGCTTCCCGCAGTGCTGGCAGATGTGTGGCTTCTCTCCGGTGTGCAGCTTCATGTGGTTCCTCAGGGAATTGGGGTTGGCCAGCTGCTTGGAGCAGACGGAGCACTGCACCTGGGAGACAGGGGAGAAAATGGGTCAGAAGGCTGGTTGGGTTGGGAATAAACAAGCTGGgattcaaattaatttgaacaGAACAGGAGAGGCGTCAGTAGCTGCATTTAAATGTATCCGTAGGAtagcacaaattgaaattacaaaaataaattatcttaaatgaaacacaccaatttggaaaaaaagttatttttctagGATGGGATGGTTTTTCTACCAAATTGAACTAGACACtgagctgcaatggaaacatttctttttgcatCAGACGAGTCGCATGACCAACAGCCAGATGTTTCTGGTGGAAACGATGAAGAAGGCAGGAAGCAGTAGAGGgattatgtcttttttttagacAATGTGCAGCTGTCATGATGTTTAATTATCTTAATTCACGTGATTTTAatctaatttcttatttaattgaaacataGCAAtcattaaattgtgtttttggactttagcagaataaagacaaagatttgtgcatatttgtaatggaaatgcagcaagTGAAACCATCCTGATTGTTGCTACCTTTGGCGACAGCATGTAGACCTTCCTGCTGCAGTGCAGCAGGCGGTGGACGCGCAGCGAGGGGCGTCGTGCGAAGGATTTCCCACAGTTCTCACAGGTGTAGGGTTTCTCTCCGGTGTGCAGGACCAGGTGCTCCTTCAGATCCCGCTTCAGGCCGTACGTCTTTTCACAGTGAGGACAGGAAAATGGCCGCTCGCCTTTGTGactcaactaaaaacaaatcatttgtcTTAGCACCTCTTCTTTTCTCCGACACGACAAAAAAGAATCATCCAGAGGAAAACTATTTTAGAGGAAACCTACAGATTGTTTGCTTTCAGAATCATATATTTCATCTAGTGTTTTATTACTGGTAGAGCTGCCTTGTATTCAtaccctttttctttttgttaactacaaacttaaatgtatctaattgtgattttatgatATAGATGTTTGCATCATATtttctctgaatattttctcCAGAAAGTAGAGGAAACACTTCCGCTAATGTGCTAGTAGCAGAGCTAATTTCAAACTCtaatttatttagctgttttgtaaacttccactgaataaagttcaatatttgtgtccaaggtttaattatttttcatgtcattagacatttttatgcatgttctaattttgaagtctgtttacGCAGCTGTTCCATTTCCACTCCTCACATTCTTGTCTGACtttgtttaaagaaacttttttaaGCAAATGGCAAGTGCACAACAAACAAGTATAGGTATACAGAGGTATACAGAAAAATAGAACATTTGTGTAAACAAATGTCCAGGGTGTTCATTTAACAAACACATGCAACAACTCACAGCAGAGTGAtaccagttttgttttcttttgcttcaaagcagcagcagactaAATCAAAAAATTCTTTCCTTAAGTTTCATTTaaacttacaaataaaacaaacataatttctgTATCTGTTACCTGATGGGCTCTGAAACTTTCCGATGAGGTATAGTTTTTCCCACAGTCTCGACAGCGGAAGGGTTTCTCATCTGTGTGGCTGAACTGGTGTTTCCGGAGGTGACCGAGCTGATAGAACCTTTTCCCGCAGCTGGAGCACCGGTACCGTCTCTCTCTGACCTCTGGCTGCCACCCGGCGGCCGGGGAAACCTCGGGCGCCTTGGCCGAGTCTTTGCTTTGTCCCTCGGTCAGTTTGGACGAGTCGGACGCAGGATGGCGCCTCGATCCGGTGGACATGCAGTGAAACAGCCGCGGTTTAGCAGCCAGACGGGAGCTGGAGCGAATAGGCGGAGGAGCAGGAAGGTTTGGTTTGTCTGTCAACCTGTCCTGCTCTTTCTCACGGTCTGAGTTCGGCTCACATGAGACGGTTTTCCTCCTCCTGGTCTTCCTCTGAGGGGAAGGACGAGGCTTGATGACACTGGGGTTCTGTCTGCGATGATCTTCCTCATCCTGTagagttttcttcttctctttgagCTTTTCCTCTCCCAGcgtgtttattttgttgctctCTGGCTCCTGCTTCATGTTCGTATCTGTCCAACAAAACAAGACAGTAGTTATTTACCAAAAACTTTTACAGagaatagatttaaaaatacttctgtTCACTCAATGtcttagcaacaaaataaattaaagatctgctgttgttgaatcaaccttccagacctctcaggtcttcaggttctggttctggttctgctctgcatccagaaccagagctaaacacagagaagctgcattcagcttctacgcaccacaaatctggaacacatttctagaaaactgcaaaacagatgaaataccgagttcctttaaatcaagactaaaaacccacctggttgcagttgcttttgattaataataattgaaaGATTGATCAGCATATATGATacgtattgatgattttgatgaaggCTCTCGACAAAATGTACTGGTTGTTAATGGTTTCACAACTGGTGACTATGATGAGTTTCTgatgcttttttatattttagtgatgtaaagcactttgatctgccttgttgctgaaatgtgcaataaaaataaacttcctTGAACTTGTTTGATCCAAGGAAAATACGcagaaaaatgcaaagcagatttttttcagattgttttgaattcaaaccaacacattttttaacCGTTAAATTTTTCTAACAGGACTAATATAAATGCCATATATTCAAAACTTGACTAAAGGCCTCAACATGGAACATCTTAAGACTCCAAAGTTTTTTCTTAGCTCAGTTAAAGAACAATTTAAACTCACATGGATACGTCACCAGACGTGCAGTTGAAGGACGTTTTCAAATTCCTCAAGCAAAAACTTTCTCTAATGAACTTTTACTTACAAAgcaatgaaagaaataaaactctttaTAATTAACCCTCATAAAAGCTGAACAGAAGTCAAGTTTTAAAAGGAGAAGCCATTTAGGAGCAACATACTTACAACTGAAATGGTTAACTattgtacattttataaatcaatcaacattttgtatgagctgtaattatttttttaatatttctgtaagatctatttaatatttcactgatttccactgtaaaatatttttcattttgaagacCAGCTTCCTGGCTGTCAGGCCCAGCTAATAGGGATCCATTGTTATAATTTCCTGACTTAGAGACACCTAACAAATTAGTACaaatcaaaaatgaatgaaagtctCAAGGACAAATTTTCCTCcacataaaaatgtgcagaaaggCCTTTAAGTCATGTGCTGATTTTCAAGGACGCTCCACTCTTTGCAGCTTCAggctgttttctttgttgttctaCGTCTGATTTTCTGCTACAACATCAGTGAAGATGGAGCAGCGAATCCAGTGTATTGTAGAGAGAAAGGTGCAAAAGTTTCGTTGCAGCATAACGCTGTGTAGTAACTGTGTTTTTGGCacttttactgacatttttgaaacaagtGAATCCACTGAAAGATGAGAAACAGAGACAccagaaatgtcaaaatgtatGGAAGAGAATCAgggccaaacaaaaaaaaatctgacttttgatctcagaagattaaagtctgaactttctgaaaaaagtcacaattcagagaaaatagtttgaattctgagtaaaaagttacttgttcaGTGActctaatcctcttccatacaCATGTGAGGTCTggagtgtgtttttatttccttgcaTTTAAATGATACTATTATTATGTTATATCCAGAACTGGTTCCACTATTTTGCTAAAAATGATGTGAGTGATGTGCAAGTTTCAAACAACTAATTTGTATTTCCTTCAGTCTGATGTGGATAATTATTTCTGaatgaaaatatgcaacattaTAGCATATTTCTCCCTTTTTGTCATAGTTTGGTCTGGTCCTGCCACACACAGCCTGGAGTGATTATatgtgttttttcctcttcatgatGTCAGGATGTGATTTATACTCCAGAGCGACttatagtccagaaaatatGGTAATTCGCTTTGTGAActgtttttgatattaaatTTGTATTCAGAGATTCCACTGCAGGTTAAAAAGtaagtttttgtaaaaaaaacccatcttccacatgtttgcttcATCAAAGACATTCCTTTCCATAAAGATCAAATTTGTGGAGTTCAaaactaaaagttattttactgAAGTTCCTTCATCTCACCTCTTTGTGTTGTCTGCAATATAATAACACGATAAAACAGATTAATGTTTATGGTTGTAAACATTAATCTGTTTATAACAAAATGATTTCAACTTGAATACTTTTGAAGGACATTTTATTAGATTCTTCCTGATGATTTTCCTGCCACTGGATGTTTCTGTGCTCATGaagcaaaacaagaaactgtttaataattggttaattaaaaaaacttattGCTTCTGTGAATTGAATTATGTTTCAACCCTctcatcaaataaaatgtttattttgtatgcaGATGTATTAAGAAAGGatgtttaatgtttgcattcagtttcatttcttcttttcattctttcatcATTTCAAAGCTCATTTCATCACcacgttattattattattcccgTCTGCTTCTCTTCAAATCCAACATGACTTCCCTGCAGCCATCCGCCGCCTATCTTATTATCTTTAATTTAGtatttctaattgtttttaaagacgCATTTCAGATCTACACTCCCAATCTGTCTGAATCAGCGCGCTAAGAGAGGGAAGCTAGTTTAATAATACATCCACAGCGCGCTGCTGCAGGGCTTTTCTTCCTCATCGTCGCATCAATCGCAGCACTTAAAAGCTCTGCCAAGCAGAAACAATGAAGGATTAGCAGAGCTGGAGAGCGTCCAATTCTAACATGACATACGCGCTCCTACAAATACCTCGGGCTGTGGCTGGACAGTAAACTGGATTGGTCAAAACACACTAGCCACCTGTATGGGAAAGTGCAGAGCAGGATGTACTTCCTGAGGAGACTGCGGTCCTTTAACATCTGCAGCAAACTGCTCTGGATGTTCTACCAGTCTGTGATTGCCAGTGTCCTCTTCTACACCGTGGTGTGCTGGGGAGGCAGCATATCCAAGAAGGACACGTCCAGACTGGACAAACTGACCAGGCGTGCCGGCTCTGTGGTCGGCATGAAGCTGGACTCTCTGGTGACGGTGGCAGAGGCGAGGacactgaacaaactgctggacATCATCAACGATAGCAGCCACCCTCTACACGCCgtcatcagcagccagaggagccggttcagtgacagactgctgcttccCAAGTGCCGGACCAATAGATTTAAGAACTCTTTTGTCCCCCATGCCTTCAGACTGTACAATTCCTCATTGGGGGGGGGAGGTGACACAGGACAGAGGGTAGAAGGAGTAGTgaccccttgtatttttctccatacttatcaggtcaaaccacatagtgcaatacgatatcactggtcaatctatctgccaaattcttatatttttttgtgttgtatttatatttacttatattctatattcttgtttcttatttcttgtttcttgcataatttaaggtttttcttgcataatttaaggttttggttactcacatttggtgtgtaccttagtatttaatttgtattcttttgcacttttgcttactgtgtgttatctctgttttttgcctgggagctgctggtaacttcaatttcctgagggagtcttccca is a window of Xiphophorus maculatus strain JP 163 A chromosome 4, X_maculatus-5.0-male, whole genome shotgun sequence DNA encoding:
- the LOC106699890 gene encoding zinc finger protein 3-like, whose protein sequence is MARLLPDLASFLSSVLPRGFALGPSLLREGSVGLWWVGRPLEAGAPLGTEGDAQRVARTGSDLLSNSSENDQSGAACSEDEKALMGGSTTQEAPVQRATWFNFACQAQCRAQQNVAVRCACRGVCDDACVGVCVRSCQDIHPGTELLVFDEAVGKGQPDTNMKQEPESNKINTLGEEKLKEKKKTLQDEEDHRRQNPSVIKPRPSPQRKTRRRKTVSCEPNSDREKEQDRLTDKPNLPAPPPIRSSSRLAAKPRLFHCMSTGSRRHPASDSSKLTEGQSKDSAKAPEVSPAAGWQPEVRERRYRCSSCGKRFYQLGHLRKHQFSHTDEKPFRCRDCGKNYTSSESFRAHQLSHKGERPFSCPHCEKTYGLKRDLKEHLVLHTGEKPYTCENCGKSFARRPSLRVHRLLHCSRKVYMLSPKVQCSVCSKQLANPNSLRNHMKLHTGEKPHICQHCGKRFSQKGNLESHLRVHSGEKPFHCPECLQTFTQKSDLQRHMFTHTEGGFLCSYCGKSLRDPHSLRYHERLHTGERPHRCSICGKGYTMATKLRRHMRSSHLKEKPYSCSCGASYTLKQSLLRHEAQHRPKTEELSKAGAEEPVASGCSHLKPTRGRPRKTGLHLETRGKDEAREKDEKTMKTSEAAGDIQHTVIYVHTDEPPAGAQPELVEVVLPDGAEQCILVQGQQQLGELLILQEEPDGLCSVAETVEIDTV